GGTCCGCTCGTGGCTGGCGCCCCTCGGCAACACGACGCGCGCAGAAGCGGAGTACATGCGGCTTCTCGAAGACCGTGCCGAATTCAGACCAGAGCTGCTGTTCGGCGAAGACTCCGAAACGGCCTCGCGGGCGCTCCAAGACCCGGTGATGGCGTGGAAGGTCCAGAACCTCGCGAAGCGTGGACAGGGAGGCGGCAGATGAACGCCTCTGCCCTCGCGTCCCACCCTCTTAATACTGTCGCGCCGTACTACACGATGTTCCGCCCGGAGTTCCCGCTGGCAGCGCTCGAGGGCGCGAGCGGCTGGGTGCTCGACCCGTTCTGCGGCCGCGGCACCACCAACTTCGCTGCCCGGCTGCTCGGGCTGCCATCAGTCGGCATCGACGCGAGTCCGGTCGCTGTGGCCATCGCCTCGGCCAAGCTGGTTTCGGTCGATGCTAAGCGGGTCGTCGCCCTCGCTCACGATCTCATCATGCAGCACGCAGACGCCGTCGAGCCTCCAGCCGGAGAGTTCTGGGAGCTCGCGTACCATCCCGACACGCTGCGTGAGCTGTGCGCGATCCGCGAGGGGCTGCGCGCCGCCGATTCCGCCGACCCCACGGCCGTGATGCTGCGAGCGATCATGCTCGGCGCGCTTCACGGACCCTGCGGCAAGCACGTGCAGAGCTACCTCTCGAACCAGATGCCGCGCACCTACGCCACCAAACCGGCTGGCGCCGTGCGTTTCTGGCGAGCACGCGGCATGCAGCCGTCACGCATACCAGTGCTCGACGTGGTTGCCAGGCGCGCCACCCGAGCGTGCGACAGCACACTCCCCTCGGCACGCGGCTGCATCCTTCACGCCGACGCGCGAAGGATAGAGATGCCGCCCGGAGCGGGCCCCTTCTCGCACATCGTGACTTCGCCGCCGTACTACGGCATGCGCACCTATGTCAGCGACCAGTGGCTGCGGCACTGGTTCCTAGGCGGCCCGCCGCGCCCGGACTACGCGGCTGACCGCCAGCTCGAGTCGGCGAACCCCGAGCGCTTCGCCGCAGATCTGGCGCTGGTCTGGAGCCGCGTCGCACAGTGGGCCAGGCCCGGATGTCGCCTCACTGTCCGCTTCGGTGCAGTCCCGAGCGTTCCGTCCGAGCCCGAATCTCTCATCGTCAGCTCTTTGGAGAGCTCGGATGCCGGCTGGCGCATCATGCGGGTCTCCACTGCAGGTGCAGCTGACAGAGGAAGACGCCAGGCTCAACAGTTCGGATTCGTGCGGAGCAAGCCGATAACAGAAATCGACGTGTTCGCCATGCTGAGGGGGTAACCGTGCTCAACCCTGAAGACATCGAGTCCGTGCGCGACGCCATACGCTCGTGCGCGCAAGCAGACGAACGCGTCTTGGAGGCGCTCTGCAGGGAAGTCCGCGTGCTCAAGCCTGGTGTGCGCGTCATCCGGCCTCGAACCACGACCGCCGTCTCGCTGGTAGCGAGCGACGGGGGCAACAACCGGCTCGAGTTCGACCCGTTCCTCTTTCAGATGGTCAGGGTCGTCGATTCGTGCGGGAAGCAGCTTTGCCTCGACGTCATTTCCCCCACAACCGATACGGACGCGCTGTCCCGCCGTCAGTTCGATGAACAACATCGACCTGTGACCGATCTCGGATTCCTCATGGAAGAGCTGGGCGTTCGCACGCATCACCTGCACGACCTCAGCCCGATGATCCCGTGGGGCGCCAAGGTGCGCGAACAGCCGGAGAAGGTCGGCACCTCGTGGGTGCAGGTGTACCGGGACCTGGTCGAATGGGCAGTGCTGTACCGGCTGATAGTCGACCGCAGGTTCGGAACAGACACGCTGATCGTCCGCGACGGCTTGTTGAGAAGCAAGGTCTTCGCCGGCGACCTGTTCATCAAGATGATGCAGCGTATCGAGCAGGCCATCGAGCGCGTCCGGACCGAGGACAAGCGCAACGTCTACCTCGTCGGTGTCGCAAAGCACTCCAAGGTCCTTCAGCGCTACCAACTCGCCATGGCTCTCGAAGACGTCCTCCCTGGCGGCGAGGCGCGCTTCGTCGAGATTCCTGCAGATCTCGAAGCGAAGGCCTACAAGTGGGACGAGTGGGCGCGTGGGCGCACCGAGGCCGAAGAAGGCGGCGAGGCCGCGAAGTTCAAAGCGGGTCAGATGTACTTCGTCCGGTTCGGATCGCGCGTGTCAGACCCCGTATGGACAATAGACTTGCTCGAATCCCAGACGGATCGCGCACAGGAGGTGTTCGGTTACTTGCTTGCGGACGCCATCAACGGTTTCCCCGTGCCGTACTACCCCCGATGTCTCCAGAGCGCCCACGAGCATGCCCAGGTGGCCGGCTTCGATTCAGCGATCCTCCAGCACGAGGTACTGGAAGCGATACGTGACCTGCTTCCAGACCAGAGGCGACCTATCCTCGACCGAGCACAGCTTGATGCTGGCGACATCTCAGAGCGGAGGTACGGATGAAGCTCTTCCCGAAGGACAAAGTGGCGGGCGCGTTCCTTGGCTTCTCTGAGGGAGGGCTCGAGTTCCACGCCGACCTCGTGCTGCCGTATCAGAGCGAGTATCAGAAGACGCCGATGCATGGCCAGTTCTTGATTGTCGCCCTCGAGCATGAGAACGAGGCCGTGCTCGGCCGTATCACCTCGATGTCCGCCCAGGGACGCCTCGCGTCGAGCGCTGGCGAGGACTTTGCGCTCCGTGCCATCCACGACGATCGCGAGATCCCAGAGGACCTTCGGACCAGTTATCTGAAGTATCGGGTCAACATCCGCGTGCTCGGCGTGTTGAAGGTCGTTGGCAGCAAGCTCGAGTTCGTGCCCTCCCATCGCCGTTTGCCGCACGTCGGCAGCAAGGTGGCTTTCCTTTCGGACGAAGTGCTCCGTGAGGTCGCCGGACACAATCTGGAGGGAGCCGATCTCGGCTTCTTCGCGCTCGGCGAATTCGTCTACTCCGGAGAAGATCCTCGGGTCGAGCTCGGACCGGGAGCGCAAGCACTGTACCCGGCCGTCGTGCCCAAGTTCAATGAGCGGCACCTGGTTTCGAGACGCACCTTTGTCTTCGCGCGCGCTGGTTTCGGCAAGTCGAACCTCGTAAAGCTGCTGTTCAGCAACCTGTATGAGGAGACCCCGACGGTCGAGAAGCGCGGTGGGTATCGCGCCAAGGTCGGCACTGTCATCTTCGACCCTGACGGCGAATACTTCTGGCCAGACGACAAAGGACGACCGGGGCTGTGCGACGTACCTCATCTGCAGGACAAGCTCGTGGTGTTCACCGACCGTCAAGCGCCGAGCCCCTTCTACGACTCGTTCACAGCCGCTGGAATCAAGCTTGACATCAGACGCCTCAAGCCCAGCGACGTGGTTTCCATCGCGTTGCCCCCTGAGAAGCAGGACCAGCAGAACGTCCGTAAGCTGAGAGGGATGAGCTCAGAACCGTGGGCCAAGCTGGTAGACGAGATCTATCGCAACGGGAACAACGCGGACCCGGAAGTCCTGCGCCCGCTTCTCAAGCTCGAACAGGGGCAGGAGGCGGAGCTTTATGCAGCTCGGGCGAACATGACACAGATCGTCCAGATGCTGCACGACCCAAGCTCCACCATGCTCGACATGCTTTTGAAGGCGCTCGGCGAGGGCAAGCTCTGCGTGGTGGATGTGTCGCGCATGCGCGGACAGCCGGCGCTCATCCTGTCAGGGCTGATACTCTCGAAGATCTTCGCCCACAACCAGGAGCAGTTCACGCGGAAGGACTCGAAGACCATACCGACCATCGCGGTCGTCGAAGAGGCCCAGTCCGTGCTCGGGCAAGGCGCCACAGAAGGCCCGTACGTGTCGTGGGTCAAGGAGGGTCGAAAGTACGACCTCGGCGCCGTGCTCATCACCCAGCAACCGGGAGCGATCTCCAACGAGCTCCTCAGCCAGGGCGACAACTGGTTCTCGTTCCACCTGCTTTCGGCTGGAGACCTGTACGCCATCAAGAAGGCCAACGCCCACTTCTCCGACGACATCCTCAGCTCCTTGCTGAACGAGCCGATCGTCGGCCAGGGCGTGTTCTGGAGCAGCGCCGGAGGCACACCGTATCCGATACCGCTTCGGGTGCTGTCCTTCGAGAAGATGTTCGAGGCGCGCGATCCGCATTACTCGGGACCCCCTGTGGAGACGCACGCCGCCCGGATGAAGGCGGAGTTCGCCGCAGCGCTCCGCGGCGGCGCCATGGCCACGATTTCCCCCTCCCCGGATGTGTTCGAGGAGCAAGGCGGCGGTTATGTGGCGGACAGCGGGGGCGAGGACCAAGGACCGGCCGCATCGGGCGTCGATGTGCGCGAGACGCAAGTGCGCAGGGCTGTTGCAGCGCTCAAAGCGGACAGCGCCCTGTTGGCAAGGCTCAAGTCCGGCGACGGCGTCAGGTGGTGGGACGTCCAGCGGAAGCTCATCGAGGCCTTGCCAGACGTCATGACATGGGATGAGCGTAGACAGCTCGCCTACGAGATTGTGACTCGCGCTCTTGACGAGATAATCGGCCCTGGTCAATGGGAAACGCACCACCCAGTGTTGCCCGATGGGTCCCGCGACAAGGCCTGGATTCGCGCAACGGGAGGAACCGAATAGTGGCTCTGAATCCCATAGCCTTTACCGAGAATGTCGTGAAGAACTTCCTCCGTTACCAGTACACGACTTACGCACTGGCAGACGATCGGCTTGCGCAGCAGATGCGCGATTTGCTCTCGCTGGGCGCCGCCCGGCGCTCCCCCCTTCTGCGCGGACCCTACATCAGTCTCTCGCGCCCGTTTCGCGAGGGTTGCTCGATAGAGGATGCCATCAATGAGGGTCTGCTCCATCCTGCGCTTCGCCAGCGGATTCCCGCCGGAGTGACTCACCTGTACGGTCATCAAGAAGAGGCGATCCGCGCCATCGCCGCGGGGCGCACGACACTTGTCTCGACGGGAACAGGCTCGGGCAAGACCGAGTGCTTCCTCTACCCGATCGTCTCGAAGTGCCTGACCCTGCGGGACGAGGGGGCTCCGCCCGGCATCAGCGCCGTGATCGTCTATCCCATGAACGCGCTGGCAGAAGATCAGCTCATGCGCCTCAGATCGCTCCTTGCCGGAACCGGCATCACCTTCGGCATGTATGTGGGCAAGACTCCTGAGTACGAGCGCGATGTCACGGGCATTCGCCTCCCCGCTGGTGCGTCTCGTGCCGACTACGAAGCGAAGTTGCGCGAAGTGAGAGAGCGCGGGTCTGGTGAGACGATCTATCCGCACGAAGAGGTCTGCTCGCGTGAAGCGATGCGTACGCACGGCGGCCAACCGCGCATACTCCTCACCAATGTGAAGCAGCTTGAGCTGCTCTTGACGCGGCAAAAAGACGTGGAATTGTTCAACGGGGCCAGGCTGGACTTCCTCGTTTTCGACGAAGCGCACACCTTCACCGGTGCCCTGGGCTCTGAGACAGCGTGCTTGATACGGCGCTTACGCGCGTTCTGCGACCGCACAGCCGAAGAGACAGTGTGCGTAGCGACTTCGGCCACAATCGTCGACCCCGAAGAGCCCGACGCAGCGCGACGCTTCGCCTCGCGCTTCTTTGGCGTAAGCCCAGATCAGATAGTCACCGTCGGCGAGGACTACGAGCGAGAGACGTGGGCCGACGATCGCTTCGTGCCGCCTGCCCCCAAAGAAGACGCAGTCGGCCTTCTTGATGATTGCGTCCGTGCCGTCGATCTCCCTGAGCCCGAGCGCGCTCATGCAATCGAACAGGTTTACGGCAGGCTTGCCGGACGCGAACTTCCGTCGGGCGAGTGGCAAGAGGTCTTGAACGAGGAGCTCTCGCACTGCGAGATTGCGTATCAGTTGAGCGAAGTGCTGGCTCAGCCTCGTTCGCTGTCAGAACTGCCACCGATGATGGAATCTCACATCGGCCGGCCGATCACGGAGGCCGAAATCCTTGCGTGGCTGACCCTAGGCGCTGCAGCGCGGCACGAGGGCCGCCCACTCCTTCGTCCCGTGGTGCATCTGTTCATCCGTGGCGTGGGCGGCGCGGTTGTTTCATTTCCGGAAGGCGACAAACCGCTCCTGCACCTCTCAGCCGAAGAGGAGAGCACAGAAGAGGATGCCTTTGTACACCTTCCGATTCTCACCTGCACGGTGTGCGGTCAGCATTACTACGCCGCCGCCTGCAAGGACTTCGAGTTCACCGGCAAGCGTCCATCTGGAGGCGAGGCCGTCGGCGACTCCTCGTACTGGGAACCACTCGACGAGGCACAGGGTGGCAAGCGCGTCGTGCTCGTGGATCGCATCATCGGCGCGGACGATGACGAGAGCCTTGACGATGTCGGGAGGCTCTCGAATGTTTGGATGTGCCGACACTGCGGAGCGCTGCACCCCAAGAACGCGGATCGCTGCTTGCACTGCGGGCAAGCCGGCGAGATGGTTCTGCTCTACGCGATACGTCAATCGAAAGACAACCCCGGACGGCTTACGAGCTGCCTCTCCTGCGGCTCCAACGGCAGGCGCTTGAGTGGGTTGTATCGCGAGCCAGCAAAACCCGTCCGAGCCGTCAACGTCGCCGACGTGCATGTTCTGGCTCAAGAGATGATTCAGCATTCCGAGCGTCCACGGCTGCTCGTTTTCTGCGACAACCGTCAGGACGCTGCGTTCCAGGCCGGCTGGATGAAGGATCACGCGCGGCGGTACCGGCTACGCGCTCTCATGGCCGAAGCCCTGCGAGCGGGCCACAACACGGTAACCAACATCACACGCTACATCGACGAGATGCTTGATAAGGACGAAAGCGCGTCGATAGCGCTGCTGCCCGAGGTGTGGTCCCGGTTCCGCAAAGAGAAAGTCACCGGACGCCACGAAATCGAGCGGTACAAGTATCTCCGCATACAGGTCTTGCGCGAAGTCACTGCCTCTTCCAGGCAGTCAATCGGTCTGGAGCCGTGGGGCCGGCTCCGGGTCAGATACCACAATCTCAGCACCGCCACGCCATGGGTTCGCGAGAATGCGAAGGGTCTCGGCCTACCGGCAGAGGATCTGCTCGAAGGCATCTCCTCTATCCTCGACTATCTTCGACGCAAGCGGGCCCTGTACGATCCGGAGTCCCAGGTTTTCAGCAAGTACTGGATGGACGGCGACCCCGAGGTTCAATGGGGCTACCTGCCGCAGCTTGGGAATCCAGTCGCCACGAAACTTCGACGCGCAGCCAACGAGAAGCCTGAGCTGGTAGTGCAGTGGCTAAGCGGCCGAGGCGACACCACCATCCGACAAATCGCTGGGAAGTGGGGGGTCCCGCCCGATTCTGTCGACGAGTTCCTCGCTGACCTGTTCTCAATGCTCAAGGACAGCAAGGTCTTGACACCTGTGAAGCTCACAGGCTCGAAAGGCACGCCGCTCCCGGGTGTGAGTGAGGTCTACCAGGTCCACGCGGACCATCTCGTCCTCGAGCCCGGCAACGGCGTGTACCAATGCAGATCGTGCCGCCGACGCTATACAAGACGCACCCCACATCTGCGCTGTCCATCGTGGCACTGCAACGGGACCCTCCAATGGCTCCCTGAGGATGCAGACAACTATGACCTCCATGTACTGGACGGCGACTATCGGATGCTGCGTCCCGAAGAGCACACAGCGATGGTCCCTGCTGAAGAGCGCGAGCGCTTGGAGAACCTCTTCCGAGGCGAGTCCGACGCCGTGAACGCACTTGTTTGCACACCGACGCTCGAACTAGGCGTGGATATCGGGAGGCTCGACACGGTCTTGATGCGCAACGTGCCCCCCTCACCCGCCAACTACTGGCAGCGCGCTGGACGCGCCGGACGACGTCACCGCATGGCTGTCAACGTCACGTACTGTCGACCGACATCGCACGATCGCGCGTACTTCTCTGAGCCTGCGAAGATGCTTTCCGGCCGGGTTGACCCCCCTGCGTTCAACTTGAGCAACGACATCATGGTTGCAAAACATGTTCACGCAGCAATGCTGACACGGCTGCACCAATACACGCGTGATGTTCGCCGTTCCGAGGTGGACCGCACACGCATTCGCGCG
The Parvivirga hydrogeniphila genome window above contains:
- a CDS encoding ATP-binding protein; translated protein: MKLFPKDKVAGAFLGFSEGGLEFHADLVLPYQSEYQKTPMHGQFLIVALEHENEAVLGRITSMSAQGRLASSAGEDFALRAIHDDREIPEDLRTSYLKYRVNIRVLGVLKVVGSKLEFVPSHRRLPHVGSKVAFLSDEVLREVAGHNLEGADLGFFALGEFVYSGEDPRVELGPGAQALYPAVVPKFNERHLVSRRTFVFARAGFGKSNLVKLLFSNLYEETPTVEKRGGYRAKVGTVIFDPDGEYFWPDDKGRPGLCDVPHLQDKLVVFTDRQAPSPFYDSFTAAGIKLDIRRLKPSDVVSIALPPEKQDQQNVRKLRGMSSEPWAKLVDEIYRNGNNADPEVLRPLLKLEQGQEAELYAARANMTQIVQMLHDPSSTMLDMLLKALGEGKLCVVDVSRMRGQPALILSGLILSKIFAHNQEQFTRKDSKTIPTIAVVEEAQSVLGQGATEGPYVSWVKEGRKYDLGAVLITQQPGAISNELLSQGDNWFSFHLLSAGDLYAIKKANAHFSDDILSSLLNEPIVGQGVFWSSAGGTPYPIPLRVLSFEKMFEARDPHYSGPPVETHAARMKAEFAAALRGGAMATISPSPDVFEEQGGGYVADSGGEDQGPAASGVDVRETQVRRAVAALKADSALLARLKSGDGVRWWDVQRKLIEALPDVMTWDERRQLAYEIVTRALDEIIGPGQWETHHPVLPDGSRDKAWIRATGGTE
- a CDS encoding DNA methyltransferase, with product MNASALASHPLNTVAPYYTMFRPEFPLAALEGASGWVLDPFCGRGTTNFAARLLGLPSVGIDASPVAVAIASAKLVSVDAKRVVALAHDLIMQHADAVEPPAGEFWELAYHPDTLRELCAIREGLRAADSADPTAVMLRAIMLGALHGPCGKHVQSYLSNQMPRTYATKPAGAVRFWRARGMQPSRIPVLDVVARRATRACDSTLPSARGCILHADARRIEMPPGAGPFSHIVTSPPYYGMRTYVSDQWLRHWFLGGPPRPDYAADRQLESANPERFAADLALVWSRVAQWARPGCRLTVRFGAVPSVPSEPESLIVSSLESSDAGWRIMRVSTAGAADRGRRQAQQFGFVRSKPITEIDVFAMLRG
- a CDS encoding DEAD/DEAH box helicase, whose protein sequence is MALNPIAFTENVVKNFLRYQYTTYALADDRLAQQMRDLLSLGAARRSPLLRGPYISLSRPFREGCSIEDAINEGLLHPALRQRIPAGVTHLYGHQEEAIRAIAAGRTTLVSTGTGSGKTECFLYPIVSKCLTLRDEGAPPGISAVIVYPMNALAEDQLMRLRSLLAGTGITFGMYVGKTPEYERDVTGIRLPAGASRADYEAKLREVRERGSGETIYPHEEVCSREAMRTHGGQPRILLTNVKQLELLLTRQKDVELFNGARLDFLVFDEAHTFTGALGSETACLIRRLRAFCDRTAEETVCVATSATIVDPEEPDAARRFASRFFGVSPDQIVTVGEDYERETWADDRFVPPAPKEDAVGLLDDCVRAVDLPEPERAHAIEQVYGRLAGRELPSGEWQEVLNEELSHCEIAYQLSEVLAQPRSLSELPPMMESHIGRPITEAEILAWLTLGAAARHEGRPLLRPVVHLFIRGVGGAVVSFPEGDKPLLHLSAEEESTEEDAFVHLPILTCTVCGQHYYAAACKDFEFTGKRPSGGEAVGDSSYWEPLDEAQGGKRVVLVDRIIGADDDESLDDVGRLSNVWMCRHCGALHPKNADRCLHCGQAGEMVLLYAIRQSKDNPGRLTSCLSCGSNGRRLSGLYREPAKPVRAVNVADVHVLAQEMIQHSERPRLLVFCDNRQDAAFQAGWMKDHARRYRLRALMAEALRAGHNTVTNITRYIDEMLDKDESASIALLPEVWSRFRKEKVTGRHEIERYKYLRIQVLREVTASSRQSIGLEPWGRLRVRYHNLSTATPWVRENAKGLGLPAEDLLEGISSILDYLRRKRALYDPESQVFSKYWMDGDPEVQWGYLPQLGNPVATKLRRAANEKPELVVQWLSGRGDTTIRQIAGKWGVPPDSVDEFLADLFSMLKDSKVLTPVKLTGSKGTPLPGVSEVYQVHADHLVLEPGNGVYQCRSCRRRYTRRTPHLRCPSWHCNGTLQWLPEDADNYDLHVLDGDYRMLRPEEHTAMVPAEERERLENLFRGESDAVNALVCTPTLELGVDIGRLDTVLMRNVPPSPANYWQRAGRAGRRHRMAVNVTYCRPTSHDRAYFSEPAKMLSGRVDPPAFNLSNDIMVAKHVHAAMLTRLHQYTRDVRRSEVDRTRIRAVLSECLPATVRDYLFDSNGAVRVAPFDLSPLAVVIDENKEDLLRYVSGIFGQGWPESDANVVLPERLQTYIEQFIQELDAVLDRLRRRLTWAMHEMQRLHRIRESQGVLDSEDEALLRLCTTLVKRLKGTASRSRFEAEGYNDAATFGVLAAEGFLPGYGLEVGSVLATAEIPYWTLGAKRFTLPRPPSVALREYVPGNLIYANGNRFVARVFHRDIDEKREEVPVFEVALQRQAIKEVRAHGNASSLGTEVLPAIAVCDVDLIHQSHISDDEVLRFQLGVGIHGIERGQHDGGVAYSWGTQPVHFLKNDRLRLVNIGASAAISRSEPLIGYPVCTVCGQSRSPLSSKKELERFKEDHAERCGKPVRNVGFYADITADALVLRGVADQAAAYSVLEAIRMAAAEVLDMHVEDLQVLVIGHVDRDDVDGYLWDPMPGGSGLIRQMCERWTDVIHIARNIVSGCPSRCASSCIDCLQTFRNGYYHRFLDRFVADELMSQWGDDIVESHPIPPRQPSSPAQDAGMPANVAEQRLKHLLTAAGFPEGRWGEQLRLGAGMGTTTPDVIYRTQHHDDDSGIAIYLDGLSKGIHGDPRRAAQDREIRDWLRNNGWDVIEIAASDLFDEAKMASHFRRLARYLGDARLSDTLREDHSWFMG